Genomic DNA from Paenibacillus donghaensis:
TGAAGGCGGAGGAACGCCAGAAGGAAGCGGTTCATTTCCATATGCTGCTGGCGCAGATGAATCCGCATTTTCTGCTCAATACACTCAATACGATGAAATGGAGTGCGATTCGCAGCGGAAATGAGGAAATCTCCGAAATCTGTGTCTCGCTCGGCAAGCTGTTGGAGGTCAGTCTCAACTCGCAGGTGGAGATGGTCTACCTGAAGGACGAGATTGAGCTGGTGCAGGCCTATCTGCATATCCAGCGCATCCGTTACCAGGGCAGCTTCGAGGTGACTTGTGAGTTCGCCGATGAGCTGGAATACGCACTGGTGCCGAAGCTGAGCCTGCAGCCGCTGGTGGAGAATGCGATCCGCCATGGAGTAGCCCATCTGCCAGAGCGGGGCAGGATTTGCATAAGGATCTATAAGGCTGACGGCGGCCGGCTGACGCTGGAGGTGGAGGATAACGGGATCGGCATCGAGCAGTCCCGCCGCCTCCAGATTCCGCGCAGCCGCCCGGGAATCGGACTGTCCAACTTGCAGGAGCGGCTGCAGCTGCTGTTCAGGCATCAGAGCATCTTCGAGCTGATTGCGCTGGAACCGGGCACGCTGATCCGGTTCAGCATTCCGTTTCTGTTGTCTACGCCTTATCAGCAGCACCCCACTACCCAAGTTTAAGGAGGAATCAGCGATGTGGAATGTTCTTCTTGTGGAGGATGAAGTGTTCGTCAGGGAGTCGGTCCGGGAGATCATTCAATGGGAGGAGCTTGGTTTCCGCGTGGTCGGAGAGTCCGGGAACGGGGTGGAGGCGCTGGAGCTGATCCATCGTCTTAAGCCGGATCTGGTGCTGGCCGACATTATCATGCCAGGCATGGACGGAATTGAACTGCTGAAGCAGACCCGGCAGGCCGGACTGTCTGCCAAGTTCGTAATGCTGACCTGCATGGGCGAATTCGAATATGTCCGCCAGGCTATGGAATACGGCGCTTCCAACTACATTCTGAAGCTGTCGATGAGCGTCAATTCGCTGCGGGATACGCTGCGCAAGGTGAGCGCCGAGCTGGATGAACGGGCAGGGAAGCAGGGCCACGGCACGGAAGCCGCCGCCGCAGTTGGTGAACGTTCGGGGCCACGCCGCAGCTCAGCCGATGACATTCATCCGGTAGCTGAGGAGGGTGAGGGGGTTGAAGTTGAGGCTGACGATGAGGCCGGTCTTCAAGCGCACGCAACAGCACCCGCCCACTCCGGCTTCCAGCCGCTGCAGGAGCCGGTGGTTAGCCATCCTGAGATCAGCAAGATCATTGAGTTCATCGGCCGCCATTTCGATCAGGATATCACGGTCAAGTCCATGTCGCGATATGTGATGATGGGGGAGAATTATATCAGCGCCCTGTTCAAGAAGAAAACCGGCCATACGCTGATCCATTATTTGCATGGCGTGCGGATGGAGAAGGCGGCAGAGCTGCTGCGCGGCAGTGATCTGGCGGTTCAGGAGATCGGCCACCGGGTCGGCTTCGCCAATGATAATTATTTCATCAAAATATTCAAGCGCTGGACGGGAGTTACCCCAAGCCAATACCGTCACCGGGCGCCGTAGCCCATAGAATAAATCTGTGTGTGATCTGACCCTGGGAAATCCCGCATATTTGTTCCGTCAGGAAGGTGGATTTGTTGCTTATAAGCAGCGCCGGGTCCCTGCTACGATGAACAGGAAGAAACAATCCACTTCAGAATCAGGGAGGTCTCAGGAGCTTATGGGAACTAAAAAAAGATTGGCTGTACGGATCATGGCAAGCGTGCTGCTGCTCGGTATGCTGGGCGGCTGTGGCGGGAACAACCAGGCAGGTAACGAGAGCGGGAGCGGCAATGCAGGCGGCGACAAGGTCAAGCTGACGATGTGGGGGGCTGTGCCGCCGGAGAACGGGCCGCAGGAGGTAGTGGATAACTGGAACAAGGAGCATCCCGATGTCCAGGTGGAGTATGTGCGCTTCGTCAATGATGATGACGGCAATCTCAAGCTGGACACCGCGCTGTCCACCGGCCAGAATGTGGATCTGTTCGTCAATTATACGCTCACCAATCTGGATAAACGCGTGAAAGGCGGCACCGCGCTCGATCTGGGTGAATTCAGTGACTACAATATTGATGAGAAGATGGGGACGGACGCCGCTTCCTGGAAGATTGACGACAAATACTATGGCATGCCTACGAAGAAGAATGCGCAGTTCATCGCCGTGAACAAGGAAGCGCTGGATCAGGCGGGGCTGGCTCTTCCCAAGGCCTGGACCTGGGATGAAGCGAGGGAATATGCTGTGAAGCTGAAAGCGGAGGGGTTCAAATATGGCCTGGTGCAGCACACCACCCCGTTCGTGGACTCACTGGACTCGGTGATGGTCAAGAATGGCTACGTTAAGCCGGATGGCAGCTCCAATATGGATGATCCGCTGGTGACGAAGTGGCTGGAGACCTTGAACGGGATGATGAAGGAAGACCTGACTACACCGCCGCTCGGCGAGCAGCTGACCTCCAAGATGCCGGTGGAGAATATGTTCCTCTCCGGCGAAGCGGCGATGATCAACATCGGCGAATGGCTGCTGCGCAGCTCGAATAACATGACGGAGTTCCCGCGTGAATTCAAGATTGCGTTTGCGCCGATTCCGCGATTGACCGAGAATGAGGCGGATTTCATCAAAAGCGGCGGCCTCGGCGATCTCATCTCCATCAATGCGAAGTCTAAGCATAAAGATGCGGCCTGGGAATTCCTGAAGTGGTATGCGGACGGCGGCATGATTCCGATGGCCGCAGGCGGCCGCCTGCCGTCCTCGAATGCGGTGGATCAGCAGACCGCCATTGAGCATCTGCTGGGCGACCATGCCGATACCTATGACAAGGAGTCGCTGGAATTTATGCTTTACGGCGACAAGACGCCAACCTTTGTGCGCGGCATTGCCCAGGAGGTCGTCGATATGCGGGCTCAGGAATATGAGAAGTATTTCCTCGGCAACCAGACCGCAGCAGAGACCGTGCAGAATATGGTCAAACGCCACAATGGGTGGCTGAAGCAGAATCCATAAAATAATAATGGGATAATATGTAGTTTATTTCCAGTCAGAAACAGCAGGCCTCCGCATAAGGGGGTCTGCTGTTTGGCGTTCGCTGGCATAACGCCAGCTGTCCCGAAAAGAATGATGAAGCCGACCGAAGTACAAGATATCCAGGTCTTGCGCATTCCGAAGGAACAGCCTGCCTTTGCCCTTAAGGTCTTGCGCATTCCGAAGGAACAGCCTGTCTTTGCGCTTCAGGTCTTGCGCATTCCGAAGGAACAGCCCGCCTTTGCGCTTCAGGTCTTGCGCATTCCGAAGGAACAGCCCGCCTTTGCGCTTCAGGTCTTGCGCATTCCGAAGGAACAGCCCGCCTTTGCGATCCAGGTCTTGCGCATTCCGAAGGAACAGCCGGCTTTTGCGCTTCAGGTCTTGCGCATTCCGAAGGAACAGCCCGCCTTTGCGCTTCAGGTCTTGCGCATTCCGAAGGAACAGCCCGTCTTTGCTCTTAAGGTTTTGCGCATTCCGAAGGAACAGCCCGTCTTTGACTGTAGTCCCCGGCCGAGCATCCCGTCAGGGATAGTCGGCCAACATCAGCAGCGTCCAAGCGGTCCCGCAGGGATAAGCGATCCTACCACCAAAGCCCCCTAATCACAGTACCGCCAGACTCCTTCGCCAAACTTGCAGGTGTCCAGAGGGTGCAACCCTTTGGGGCCCTCCCTTGGAAGGGAGGGTTTGGGAGGGATCGAAAGTGGTTTGGGAGGGATCGACGTGTTTTAACGATAGAACATTTCCACAGCTTTTTCTACTGGCGGTACTCTCGGCAAATGCATACTTTTGTGGCATCAGCTCGGTGGTTATGTTCCTTATGCCGCCGGGAACGGCTTGCTACACTGAAAGGGAGATCAAGCAGACAGGAGTGGGAGTAACAATGAATAAATCATGGATGAAGCGGCAGAGCCGGCTGGGCTACCTGTTTATCGGGCCGAATATGCTGGGTGTGCTGTTGTTTTTCATCATACCGGCGGCGTATTCCTTTTATCTGATGTTTACGGACTACCGGTTTATGGACCCGGATACGAACTTTGTGGGCTTGGCGAATATAAGGCGGATGCTGGGCGACGAGATCTTCTATGTGGCGCTCCGCAACACCTTTATCTTCCTGCTGGCTGTGCCGGTGTCCATTCTGCTGTCCTTTCTAGTAGCTGTGGCGCTGAACAAATCCGTCTATCTGCAAAAAACACTACGGGCGCTCTATTTCATGCCCTACATTACGAGCGGTGTAGCCATCGCCTTCGTCTGGATGCTGCTGTTCCAGCCGACCTCGGGTCCGATCAACGGATTCCTGCAAGGCATTGGCATTGCCCATCCGCCTGGCTGGCTGTCAACTACGGAATCCTCCATGTATGCCATCGACATCATCTGGATCTGGTTTATGCTCGGCTACAACATGATCATCTACCTGGCCGCGCTGCAGGAAATTCCGGAAGAGCTGCTGGAGGCGGCACGAATCGACGGGGCGCGCCCGCTGCAGACCTTGCTCCGGATCATCTGGCCACTGGTAAGCCCAACCACCTTCCTGCTGCTGATTACCGGACTGATCATGACGATCAAGAACTTCGGCATTATTCAGGCCATTACCCAAGGCGGCCCCGGAAACAGCACGACCGTGCTCTCTCTGTTCATCTACCAGAACGCCTTCCGTTATTACGAGATGGGGTATGCGGCAGCCATCAGCTGGGCGCTGTTTGTAATCATTATGATTTTTACCGTGCTGCAGTGGCTTGGACAGAAACGCTGGGTTCATTATTAAGCTCAGGAGCACATGGGACGGGCAGATGTAAAACTGATTGTTATATAAGATGAACTTAAGAATGAAACGGCGGAGTTGTCAGACTGCCTGGTGCATAGGGCTACCCGGACAACTCAAAAATAACATTCTTAAGTTCACGTTCTATAGGAGGAATCGCAATGCAACGAGTAACTGGCCCGAAGACGGCTGCTGAACCAAGGAAGATCAGGGGAGATTCCATTCTCGATCTGCGCAAACTGATGATGACACTGATGATGTCCGGCTTCGCGCTGCTGATGATTGTGCCTTTCATCTGGATGATCAGCACTTCGTTCAAAAGTCCGGCAGATGTCTTCAAATATCCAATTCAGTGGATTCCCGCCAGCCTGAACTGGGAGCACCACATCAAGGTATGGAGCGGCAGCGACAGCTTCGTGACCTATTACCTGAATTCACTCAAAATATCGCTGATCAGCATGGCTGGTGCAGTCTTCCTGTCTGCCTTCGCCGCCTATGGCTTCGCACGGATTCAATTCAAGGGCCGGGAACCGCTATTCCTCGTCTATCTCTCGATGATGATGGTTCCGCCACAGGTGCTGTTTGTGCCCAAATTTCTGATGTTTGAGTGGGCAGGCATCTACAATACCCATTGGGCGTTGATCCTGCCCGGGATGTTCACGATCTTCGGTGTGTTTATGCTGCGCCAGTTCTTCCTCTCTGTACCCGCAGAGATCTCGGAAGCTGCCTTCATCGACGGAGCCGGGCACTTCCGCATTTTCTTCCGGCTGGTGCTGCCGCTGGCGAAGCCCGCCCTGGCTACCCTGGCGATCATTGACTTCTCCTGGCACTGGAATGATTACGAGAATGCGCTCGTCTTCCTGCTGGACAAAGACCTCTACACCGTGCCGCTGGGCCTGCAGAATTTCATTCTGGAGAACAATGTCGATTATAACGGCATGATGGCAGCGGCCACGGCGGGTATTATCCCGATGATCCTGGTCTTCCTGATCGGCCAGCGCTACATCATCCAGGGTGTGGCCGGGAGCGCGGTGAAGGGGTAGATTCGCCAATACTTCCGCTGATCTTGCCCGACCGTGCGTTTTGATCTTGCGAACGCTGTGGTTCTCCGGTAGATTTCAATATAGAAACGTGCCCAAGCGGCACAAGCAGGCACTTCGCCACTTGAGGCGAAGTCGCCGCTACTGGAGGAGGCGGAAGCATGGACAAGGTAATGAGCCGCGAAGTGGCGGTTCCGCTGCTGCAGCGGATGATTGAGACGGACACCTGCAATCCGCCCGGCAATGAACATGCATTGTCGCTGCTGCTGCAGGAGTTCCTGCACGGACACGGGATGGACAGCGAAGCGG
This window encodes:
- a CDS encoding response regulator transcription factor; its protein translation is MWNVLLVEDEVFVRESVREIIQWEELGFRVVGESGNGVEALELIHRLKPDLVLADIIMPGMDGIELLKQTRQAGLSAKFVMLTCMGEFEYVRQAMEYGASNYILKLSMSVNSLRDTLRKVSAELDERAGKQGHGTEAAAAVGERSGPRRSSADDIHPVAEEGEGVEVEADDEAGLQAHATAPAHSGFQPLQEPVVSHPEISKIIEFIGRHFDQDITVKSMSRYVMMGENYISALFKKKTGHTLIHYLHGVRMEKAAELLRGSDLAVQEIGHRVGFANDNYFIKIFKRWTGVTPSQYRHRAP
- a CDS encoding ABC transporter substrate-binding protein, which encodes MGTKKRLAVRIMASVLLLGMLGGCGGNNQAGNESGSGNAGGDKVKLTMWGAVPPENGPQEVVDNWNKEHPDVQVEYVRFVNDDDGNLKLDTALSTGQNVDLFVNYTLTNLDKRVKGGTALDLGEFSDYNIDEKMGTDAASWKIDDKYYGMPTKKNAQFIAVNKEALDQAGLALPKAWTWDEAREYAVKLKAEGFKYGLVQHTTPFVDSLDSVMVKNGYVKPDGSSNMDDPLVTKWLETLNGMMKEDLTTPPLGEQLTSKMPVENMFLSGEAAMINIGEWLLRSSNNMTEFPREFKIAFAPIPRLTENEADFIKSGGLGDLISINAKSKHKDAAWEFLKWYADGGMIPMAAGGRLPSSNAVDQQTAIEHLLGDHADTYDKESLEFMLYGDKTPTFVRGIAQEVVDMRAQEYEKYFLGNQTAAETVQNMVKRHNGWLKQNP
- a CDS encoding carbohydrate ABC transporter permease, whose product is MMTLMMSGFALLMIVPFIWMISTSFKSPADVFKYPIQWIPASLNWEHHIKVWSGSDSFVTYYLNSLKISLISMAGAVFLSAFAAYGFARIQFKGREPLFLVYLSMMMVPPQVLFVPKFLMFEWAGIYNTHWALILPGMFTIFGVFMLRQFFLSVPAEISEAAFIDGAGHFRIFFRLVLPLAKPALATLAIIDFSWHWNDYENALVFLLDKDLYTVPLGLQNFILENNVDYNGMMAAATAGIIPMILVFLIGQRYIIQGVAGSAVKG
- a CDS encoding carbohydrate ABC transporter permease, producing MNKSWMKRQSRLGYLFIGPNMLGVLLFFIIPAAYSFYLMFTDYRFMDPDTNFVGLANIRRMLGDEIFYVALRNTFIFLLAVPVSILLSFLVAVALNKSVYLQKTLRALYFMPYITSGVAIAFVWMLLFQPTSGPINGFLQGIGIAHPPGWLSTTESSMYAIDIIWIWFMLGYNMIIYLAALQEIPEELLEAARIDGARPLQTLLRIIWPLVSPTTFLLLITGLIMTIKNFGIIQAITQGGPGNSTTVLSLFIYQNAFRYYEMGYAAAISWALFVIIMIFTVLQWLGQKRWVHY